The following coding sequences lie in one Thermanaerothrix sp. genomic window:
- a CDS encoding 1-acyl-sn-glycerol-3-phosphate acyltransferase yields MKGLKGRSLPSPLIVASNHCSHLDPPLVGSFFPGDLCYLAKEELFRSPFMGWMLTHLGACPVRREDAQGAGGVMRLMLKILRDGRSLLIFPEGTRSMDGRLQPLEEGVAFLSLKANVPILPVFVRGTFEAFPKGAKMPRRGDITLSFGDIISPEPFLNAHGNGREARGGLLSALEASFRELERDL; encoded by the coding sequence GTGAAGGGATTGAAGGGGCGTTCTCTGCCCTCCCCCTTGATAGTGGCTTCTAACCATTGTAGCCACCTGGATCCACCTTTAGTAGGATCCTTCTTCCCTGGAGACCTTTGTTATCTGGCTAAGGAGGAGCTCTTTCGAAGCCCCTTTATGGGATGGATGTTGACGCATCTTGGAGCTTGTCCCGTAAGAAGAGAGGACGCCCAGGGAGCGGGCGGCGTGATGCGGCTTATGCTGAAGATACTGAGGGATGGGCGCAGCCTTTTGATCTTCCCGGAGGGCACCCGCTCTATGGATGGAAGGCTTCAACCCCTTGAGGAGGGGGTGGCCTTCTTGAGCTTGAAGGCCAATGTGCCTATTTTGCCTGTCTTTGTAAGAGGAACTTTTGAAGCCTTTCCCAAGGGTGCTAAGATGCCAAGGCGCGGGGATATAACGTTGAGCTTCGGCGACATAATAAGTCCCGAGCCTTTCTTGAATGCTCACGGTAACGGCAGGGAAGCCAGGGGAGGGCTGCTTTCGGCATTAGAGGCGTCGTTTAGGGAGTTGGAACGGGATTTATGA
- the coaBC gene encoding bifunctional phosphopantothenoylcysteine decarboxylase/phosphopantothenate--cysteine ligase CoaBC — MPAWKRGRRVLVGVSGGISAYKILDYIRHLRRLDCELEVILTKGAEAFVSPLVVSTLTGRRCWLEEDFLDPSRGYQIPHISLADWAEVFVIAPCTANVLSIAAAGASDTLLGAALLAVRCPVLIFPAMNVHMWEHKATQRNLLTCAQWGYEVIPPEEGALACGYEGKGRLPSTGVLVEHTWRALCPDKSFRGRSFLITAGPTWEFIDPVRFISNPSSGKMGVELARAAWYRGGDVTLICGPGVSVDVPGAKVIPVISAEDMLLRCLENRSADVVIKAAAVGDYRAAAPSSSKIKREGRGKLTLDLVSNPDIAARLGEGKRESQILVGFAAETDNLDENALKKMRSKGLDAIVANDVTEEGSGFGVDTNRVVMLDRAGGRFEFSGTKEDVSHLILDRVAAMMEGAK, encoded by the coding sequence TTGCCCGCTTGGAAGAGGGGACGCCGTGTCCTTGTGGGGGTGTCCGGCGGCATATCCGCCTATAAGATATTGGATTACATAAGGCATCTCCGCAGGCTGGATTGCGAGTTGGAGGTCATCTTAACCAAAGGGGCGGAGGCCTTCGTAAGCCCTCTGGTCGTATCCACATTGACGGGCCGGCGTTGCTGGTTGGAGGAAGACTTTCTTGACCCCTCAAGGGGTTATCAGATTCCCCACATAAGCTTGGCGGATTGGGCGGAGGTTTTTGTAATAGCCCCTTGCACGGCTAACGTGCTCAGCATTGCCGCCGCTGGCGCTTCGGATACCCTGTTAGGGGCGGCCCTTTTGGCGGTCCGGTGTCCGGTTTTGATCTTCCCGGCCATGAACGTGCACATGTGGGAGCACAAAGCTACCCAGCGAAACCTTCTAACCTGTGCCCAGTGGGGGTATGAGGTTATACCGCCAGAGGAGGGGGCCCTTGCATGCGGTTACGAGGGCAAGGGACGTCTCCCCTCCACGGGGGTTTTGGTGGAACACACGTGGCGGGCCCTTTGCCCGGATAAATCCTTCCGGGGCAGGTCTTTCCTCATAACCGCCGGGCCTACTTGGGAGTTTATAGATCCCGTCAGGTTCATAAGCAATCCCAGCTCCGGTAAGATGGGAGTTGAACTGGCCAGGGCTGCATGGTATCGGGGAGGAGATGTCACGTTGATCTGTGGCCCCGGGGTGTCGGTGGATGTTCCGGGGGCTAAGGTTATCCCCGTGATATCCGCCGAGGACATGCTCTTAAGATGCCTGGAGAACCGAAGCGCGGATGTGGTGATAAAGGCTGCCGCGGTGGGTGACTATCGGGCTGCAGCCCCCAGTTCATCGAAGATAAAGAGGGAGGGGCGTGGAAAGCTTACCTTGGACCTAGTAAGCAATCCGGATATTGCTGCAAGGTTGGGTGAAGGGAAGCGGGAGTCTCAGATCCTGGTCGGCTTTGCCGCCGAGACGGACAACCTGGACGAGAACGCCCTTAAAAAGATGAGATCCAAGGGGCTGGATGCCATCGTGGCCAATGACGTTACGGAGGAAGGTTCCGGCTTTGGGGTTGATACCAACCGGGTCGTCATGTTGGACAGGGCTGGTGGGCGATTTGAGTTTTCCGGGACCAAAGAGGATGTGTCCCACCTTATCCTTGATCGGGTGGCGGCTATGATGGAGGGGGCCAAGTAG
- a CDS encoding DNA-directed RNA polymerase subunit omega → MIFCDIDRICRERKIPNKYVLALVVAARARQLSERKGRLGDDEKYISRAIDEISRGDVVLSYGVDPQPDASLKEAR, encoded by the coding sequence GTGATATTCTGTGATATCGATAGGATATGCAGGGAGAGAAAGATACCCAATAAGTACGTTTTGGCACTGGTTGTGGCGGCTAGGGCGAGGCAGCTCAGCGAGAGGAAGGGGCGTCTTGGAGATGATGAGAAGTACATCTCTAGGGCTATAGATGAGATCAGCCGTGGAGATGTAGTGCTCTCCTATGGGGTAGATCCTCAACCGGATGCCAGCCTTAAGGAGGCCAGGTAA
- the hflX gene encoding GTPase HflX, whose translation MMEDGAIVVSIDPTDEASIEETEALLANLGYRRFRRMVQKRRCPDPSSYIGSGFCLKVAGAAAEGGFRLVVVDGQLTPTQRRTLADLLKLEVWDRPYLIMKIFESRAHTAEAKLQVQLAAMKHEIPYLKGLGFQMSRAGGGIGTRGPGETEFERHRRKIVRRARAVEAKLDELRRRRSAQRERRERLGIKTVALVGYTNSGKTTLLSKLSGDVDVKGADKLFATLDTLTRGVRLDDHRVVIFSDTVGFIRKLPVELVAAFRATLEEVALADMVAMVIDGASPEAINHLDVIEEVLDQIGAGNVRRLVLLNKRDIWDSDGEGFEILSAVKARGFPVFPVSALTGQGIQEFLAWLSDVI comes from the coding sequence ATGATGGAAGACGGAGCCATAGTAGTGTCCATAGACCCAACCGACGAGGCTTCCATCGAAGAGACAGAGGCCCTGCTGGCCAACTTGGGTTACAGAAGGTTCCGCCGGATGGTTCAGAAGCGGCGGTGTCCAGATCCTTCCAGCTACATAGGCTCCGGTTTCTGCCTTAAGGTGGCCGGTGCGGCGGCGGAAGGCGGTTTCCGTTTGGTGGTTGTGGATGGTCAGCTTACCCCGACTCAGAGGAGAACTTTGGCTGATTTGCTTAAGTTGGAGGTTTGGGATAGGCCTTATCTTATAATGAAGATATTTGAATCCAGGGCCCATACTGCGGAAGCTAAGCTTCAAGTTCAGTTGGCGGCGATGAAGCATGAGATCCCTTACCTCAAGGGCCTGGGATTTCAGATGTCCAGGGCAGGGGGCGGCATAGGGACCAGGGGCCCCGGCGAAACCGAGTTTGAGCGGCACCGGCGTAAGATAGTTCGCCGTGCCAGGGCTGTGGAGGCCAAACTAGATGAACTGCGCCGGAGACGCTCCGCCCAGAGAGAGCGTAGGGAGAGGCTCGGCATAAAGACCGTTGCCCTGGTTGGTTATACAAATAGCGGGAAGACCACCCTTCTATCCAAGTTATCAGGAGATGTGGATGTGAAGGGGGCGGATAAGTTGTTTGCCACCCTTGATACCCTTACCAGGGGGGTTCGTCTTGACGACCACAGGGTGGTGATATTCTCCGATACCGTTGGATTCATAAGGAAACTCCCTGTGGAGCTTGTGGCGGCGTTTCGAGCTACCCTGGAGGAGGTCGCCCTTGCAGATATGGTGGCTATGGTGATAGACGGGGCTTCTCCTGAGGCGATAAACCACCTTGATGTGATAGAAGAAGTGTTGGATCAGATAGGAGCCGGTAACGTCAGGAGGCTGGTGCTGCTTAACAAGAGGGATATATGGGATTCAGACGGCGAAGGATTTGAGATTCTCAGCGCTGTTAAGGCTAGGGGATTTCCTGTTTTCCCGGTAAGCGCCCTAACCGGCCAGGGAATACAAGAGTTTTTGGCGTGGCTTTCCGATGTCATTTGA
- a CDS encoding DUF370 domain-containing protein, with amino-acid sequence MLHVGFGNMVSVDRIIAIISPASAPIKRLKDEAQREGRLVDATQGRKTRAILVMDSGHVILSALQPETLSNRFSAEGATEDGE; translated from the coding sequence ATGTTGCACGTGGGTTTTGGGAACATGGTTTCTGTGGACAGGATAATTGCGATAATCAGCCCAGCTTCTGCGCCTATAAAGAGATTAAAGGACGAAGCCCAGCGGGAGGGCCGTCTTGTTGATGCCACCCAGGGCAGAAAGACCAGGGCAATACTTGTCATGGACAGTGGTCACGTGATACTCTCTGCTCTTCAGCCTGAGACGCTTTCCAATCGATTTTCAGCGGAAGGGGCGACAGAGGATGGAGAGTAG
- the gmk gene encoding guanylate kinase, with amino-acid sequence MESSNSRRGTLFVISGPSGAGKGTLRKILFDRLPGLFYSVSYTTRSPRPGETDGVEYRFVSEEEFKRMIDEGVFLEWAYVHGKYYGTSADDIERMLAQGRDVVLEIDVQGAKQVKQRMPDAVTIFVEPPSVEELEHRLQGRGTEGEGEMSLRLKNALDELSHAGEYQYRVVNDRVDDAAEDLVRIIDSHRKSNGRC; translated from the coding sequence ATGGAGAGTAGTAATTCCCGAAGGGGGACCCTCTTCGTTATATCCGGTCCCAGCGGCGCTGGGAAAGGTACGCTTCGTAAGATCCTTTTTGACAGGTTGCCGGGACTCTTTTATTCGGTATCCTACACCACCAGATCCCCAAGACCCGGGGAGACGGATGGAGTGGAGTATAGGTTTGTGTCGGAAGAAGAGTTTAAGCGTATGATAGACGAAGGGGTTTTCCTGGAGTGGGCCTACGTGCATGGCAAATACTATGGCACTAGTGCGGACGATATTGAGCGGATGCTCGCACAGGGCAGGGATGTGGTGCTTGAGATTGATGTCCAAGGAGCCAAACAGGTGAAGCAAAGGATGCCGGATGCGGTAACCATCTTTGTGGAACCCCCATCCGTTGAGGAATTGGAGCATCGTCTTCAGGGGCGAGGAACCGAAGGGGAGGGTGAGATGTCCTTGCGTCTTAAAAACGCATTGGATGAGCTTTCCCATGCCGGGGAGTATCAGTACAGGGTGGTTAATGACCGAGTCGATGACGCCGCAGAGGACTTGGTAAGGATAATAGATAGCCATAGGAAATCCAATGGGAGGTGTTGA
- a CDS encoding YicC family protein → MTGYGTAKVEGDWGTMTLGITSVNHRYQEITVKLPRELTWWEPWFHRRIRSAFSRGKVNCRLDVLWGGRCGVGMVNRDFLEALYRDVSSVASAVGAPPVELGDLLGVSGVLDGRSIAMDEDSLEGIFADLLDRAVEDWNGSRRSEGDFLWREVLGRLSIYENIIDRLSSAWSSARELAFSQAKERVSAVLKDMDLKLDESRWAQELVLMADRWDVEEEILRIRSHLIQFRQVGTKDGPCGKRLDFIVQELNRETNTIGSKVNDAELRAMVVDAKVALEMVREQIQNLE, encoded by the coding sequence ATGACCGGTTATGGTACCGCCAAAGTGGAGGGTGACTGGGGAACCATGACCCTTGGGATAACCAGTGTCAACCATCGATATCAGGAGATAACCGTGAAGCTGCCTAGAGAGCTCACATGGTGGGAGCCTTGGTTTCATAGAAGGATAAGAAGCGCTTTCTCGCGAGGTAAGGTTAACTGCCGGTTGGATGTTCTATGGGGTGGGCGATGTGGAGTTGGCATGGTAAACCGGGATTTTCTTGAGGCCCTCTACAGGGATGTTTCGTCGGTAGCATCTGCTGTTGGGGCTCCTCCGGTAGAGCTTGGGGATCTACTGGGAGTAAGCGGAGTTCTTGATGGAAGGTCCATCGCAATGGATGAAGATTCGTTGGAGGGGATCTTTGCCGACTTGCTAGACAGGGCTGTTGAGGATTGGAATGGCAGCCGCAGATCCGAGGGGGATTTCCTCTGGCGGGAGGTTCTGGGCAGGCTCTCCATCTATGAGAACATCATAGATCGTCTAAGCTCCGCGTGGAGTAGTGCCAGAGAACTGGCGTTCAGCCAGGCTAAGGAGCGAGTGTCTGCGGTGTTGAAGGATATGGATCTTAAGCTAGATGAGTCCCGCTGGGCTCAGGAATTGGTTTTGATGGCGGACAGATGGGATGTGGAGGAGGAGATCTTAAGGATACGATCCCATCTCATTCAGTTTCGCCAGGTTGGAACCAAGGATGGCCCTTGTGGAAAGCGTTTGGATTTTATAGTTCAGGAGCTTAACAGGGAGACCAACACCATAGGATCCAAGGTCAATGACGCGGAGCTTAGGGCCATGGTGGTTGACGCTAAGGTTGCCCTGGAGATGGTGCGGGAGCAGATTCAAAATCTGGAGTGA